The DNA sequence AATGGCATTGCTGTTCTAATAagattgagaaagttcaaagaagggtagctcattttgcattaccgtgaaataggggagagtgtgccacTGACATAATACATGAATTgggatggcaataattaaaacaaaggcatttttcattgcagaatgatctcgtgaaatttcagtcacaaactttctcctctaattcagagaatatttttttggcacacacctacatggggagaaatgatcatcataataaactgAGAGATATCAGAGGTGGCACAGAAAGatgtaagtgcttgtttttcccatgTGCTGTATGAGAGTGGCacacatttaattgtgaattacagagtaatcatgtagctgcaGATTCATAATGCTCATAAATTTTGTTCCTATCACTATTAAAGACCCTGTATTGCAGTCAAATCAGTTGCATGATATAGGGGTTAGGCAAAATTGTGGAAACACCaacagaaatgcatgcttgaacacaaatgcagatgccaGTGAAGCCTGCAGGTTTCTCTGTTGTATTAGACTAAGAACAGCAACTATGCAATGTCCTCAGGACGTCAAAGgagatcacagctgcaaaatggctGCAAAATCAAATTCCACCCTCCAAAACCCTCAGACTACCAAAACAGCATAAAGTGAACTCCATAATCAGGGAAATGTGGAAGTTCAAAACCACTTACAAATGATGCAAAAGCTTGTAACAGGAAAAAGTGGTGACAGACAcataaaacttggactatggagTTATGAAGGAAAGTCATTTggccagatgagtcttgtttcatacaaTTTCTAGCTTCTGGCAGAGGCTATGTCCCAAGACTCAAACATGGAGAGTGTTTGGCTATGATTTTGGCACCCATATCATTGTATTCCAAGGTTCTAATTGTTATTTTGCAAGCTTTATCTGACAattttggctggtcaggtccatcccatggtacaatgtttggtcCTCAATGGTGAAGCTGTGTTCCAAGGTGACTGAGCACCTATCACACAGCAGACTAGTTTTGTGAGTGTGAAGATGGATACACATCTCCTTTGCACCCCCAGTCCCTAAGATTTCAATACTGTtgaacctttgtggtctgctttggagggaAGGCCACATGATAGCTATCCATCGATCATAGTTGTGTGAACATGCCACTATTTTTGCAGGAAGATGATGACCCTGACAACCATACTGGACCTCTGTTTATCCACTCTGAGAtggctggaaactgttttgaatggaaacagtttttgtacattgtattaggcatggtaatgtgttatacAAAATTATTGTGGCTTTGGAGGCCACTTGTTGActtactgcctgttggcttctgtctccggTTCTTTGGCCAATTTTTGTGTGACAATTTCCCTGATGTTTCCCTAGCACAAGTTGGTGTCATTGTCAGAACTGCTGCACAAGAATCTGTGTACCGTTATTGTTACTGTGTGTTATAATGAGAGAGAGGTGTTTGTtgtcactttttttaaattaaccCCTGCTCCGAGTTCTCTAATTTTTGTAGTAGCATTAAAAAGGTGTGCTTTGACTGCCTTTTTTAAGTCCTAAGAGGTGGTAGATATTGTGTGTTAAGATTGTACAATAATGTCTGTAGGTAATTCTTGTGATCTATGGATATTAATTCAACTGAGGAAATGATGTATAGTGAAGTCAAGTTAATCAAATCGGTCTTTTAGCCCTAGGAAATTAACTGATAGGGACAACCACTCTGTAAAGTATACTGTTCAAATCAGTTGTCATACACACTTTTCATTGCTttgaaagtgcagtcgttagtgGCAGAATGGTCATGACTGTTCGTAGAGCATTATAATGCCACCAAAAAGCTATTGAAAGCAAGAATAAATACAATGTCACTTAGTGATACAAAGAACAGCAGCATTGGTTTGTGGTGCAGTGGAATAAAGTATATTTATAAACAAATCACAGGATAAGgtttggtgttatggtatggtgctCATTTCTTGTGGAGGGTTGGGCCATTACGTTTAACCTATGGCAGAATGAATAGAAATGATGCAAAAACACATTTGACAGCAGCACACTTCTTGCGAAGGGGCAACAGCTTGAAGAAAAGGTTTCCTTGTATCAGCAAATCAATGCTGCTGTCCACAAAATATGTCCCACTGCACCATGAAATTTCTAGACTGACCTCATTGATGCCTTGATTACAGCTGTCAGGCATCTCTTACATCAAATAGAGCAACTGTTGTGTTTCGATACATTTTCCCAAATTCCACATCCTTTGTGTCAAACTTAAAAGGGAAATTCTTCCTTGAAGATGAAATACTGTAATAGTAGCAAGAGGAGATAAACATTGTTAGTTTTGTGGCTGGAGTCCCTGATACCAACAGGAGGTGGTGCCTGGAAGCTTTATTGGTGATTCTGTATACACcttctaaaatttcaaaatttttatatcCCATCATCTTATGAAAATATAGTTACAGGATTCTGAAAACTCGTACTTGAAAAAACCTCAGTACGTATCATTGTGTTGCCTGAAATTTTTCATTACTTACAttctttatgtatgtatgtatatttaatatatttattaataggtttgttcataaataactcACCTGCTACCAGtcaagattttctttattttatttttcgtacgacatgtttcaggaaatgattcccattttcatgtGCAtcgtgcaaaaaataaaataaagaaaatcgtgactggtagcagatcaattatttataaacaaacatattgatttcagtgttgcaggctttcagaaccatttataatggatcaaatcagtgtATATTTATTACTTTTATCTGATAGAGATTTGGTTACCCCATATTTACCATTTGACTGATGgacttctaattttttttctccagGACTTCAGAGTGGAAAACGAGATACTTTCACCCGCAGTAGTTCTTTCGTCCGTCTGAAGCAGTTTCCTGCATACTTGTGCACAAGAAGCTGTGATGCTTTCCCCAATGTGCTTTTGTTCCTTAGCACTGCACTTACATTTATTCAGGGCTATACACAACAGCTTTCCGTGCTTTACAAGAAGTATGGAATTTCAGTATCATTATGTGGTGCCCTGATTGTCTTACTGGGTCAAGTTATTGGGTGTTGTATGGGTCTTGTTCTGGGCAACAAGCCACCTGGCTTAATTTTCTTACTGTGTTGCATTATTTTCATAGCTGTAATAGGTTACCAGATCTGTTTGCAGACAAAAGTTGTGAGAATAAGGCACAGGAAATTGAAAACACATTGATGTGCAAATAAATGCTTCAATTCTGTATGAATTCTCATGTGTATAGAACAAATAAATACATCATAAATTACGTATCAGTGAGAGTAATTAGTGAAAAAATGTATAGCTGTTCGTATATTGAGTGTATTCTGATTCTAGAAATGAGTAATACGTAAATCATAATGTTTTGAATATATTTGACTGTGTTGACGTGATAGCTCCAGGAATTTCCCTGAAGAAACTAGACTGTTGCAAAAATGGTGACTTCATAATTTTAAATACTGGCACTTAAAAAGTGATTAGGTTAGAATACCACAAATGAGGTGCCCAAAGTGCCTTAATATAAAATAAGTGTTGCTGTGcatatataaatgtgtgtgtgtgtgtgtgtccttttttttcataaaatatgcTGGTTTGTGTGTAGCAGGTTTGTTTGTTGTTTATTGTGGATTGTGAAGCAAATGATGATGCACTTGGTATGAGTGCCGAAATTCCCCTATTAAGACTGAATTATCATAGTTGCTATTTTCTCATACCTCTGCAATAGTACTTAACCATCTGACATGTACAGAATATTATCTATGTATCCAGCATTACTggtaaaatatttcaaaatcttgCCATTAAAATATCATTTGTATATTGATCACTGTCAGTACTTGTCTCGCATTCTACTAAATTCTACTGTAGATGATACAACAAACTCTGTACTTGGTAATTGGTCTGAGAAATTTATTTACTGTATGCAGTGAAAAAACTGTTAAATATAGATTACAAATAAAAGTATTTCAGAGGTGAAAAAAGGTTTGTAAACTTTTTCATTTGAAAGTGTCAAATAACATGTGCAATAcaggctattgttgaggaattatgatGTCAGCAATATAATTTAGTTACCACTgtgatttattaaatattttatttgacGACCTGTATAACTGTGCCAAAGTGAAGTCTGAAGAAATTACTAAATTATGTAGCACTTTACTGCATGGTAAATGCCTTCACTTATTTAATTTCCTGAGAACTTTTACTTTGTACTTGCATGGAAAATTTGTACATAAAATTTTATGTGATGGTTTTTCATTAAATGACGAAATTGTTGGAACACTTGGAATAGTGTCAAATAAGTTTAATGAGTAGCATTCCCTTCTTCCTACTCTCTCTGTTTCCACACAATCCGTTTCCATGATAACTTTTAGTGTATCAGTCCACCTGTCTGGTGTGTACTCCTCCATAGTACGTGTTCTATAGATAAAATTCTTAAATTATTCTTCTGATTATCTGTCAGTACAGATATCTCACTATCCAGTCCTTATTCTTCAACTATTACCGTATTAGCCTTTAGCAATATAAAAGAACCAAATACATATGTGTTTTGCAAAAAATCTTCAACAGCTGTAATTATTTTATTCTCTATCAGTTTTTGTACTGGCTACCATCTTGGCAGGAGACGATAATGTACATCAATTAGTCAAAAATAAGTCTTTGCCAAATATGGCAACGTCAGGTATAACATGTGATGAATTAGTAAAACTGTTCCATTAAGTGTGTGGGGTGGTTATTTGATGCTGAGATAATGTGTGATCATGTTGTCACATTTAGTTTGTGTAATTCAACTAAAACTGAAATTCAATTAAACAGTTACCATTTACTGGCTGTAGATAATGAGTTGAAGAAAGCCTAGCAAATATACACAGCAGTACTTCCATTTTGCACATAAGAACACAAGCTATTTCCTTATTTCTCTGAGTCTGTGGCTGTCAATGAAAAACAGTATTATAATAAAGTGGGACACTTTGTCAGATTTGACAAGGATTGTCTTAAGCTGATGTACATGATTGCATTCTTGTGGTGTGCGGAATATATATTCCTTAGGTTACCTCTTCATCAAAGAAACACCACAGCTTGACAGCTTGCAAAAGCTAGATCACAGATATCACTGTTTTTACTCCTCTTCACATTGACTCTGTAGCAATATACAAGTTATGTTAATGTTCATTAattatgaagaaaattgttttctttccaaAATATCTGAGCCACTTTTGAATATCTCCGGTATGTCTTCACATAGTAAAGTACAGTGTGTTAACGACTCCTTCACCAGTGTGTGTGGTACCCACTAATAAAATTCATACGTACTTTATATCATTCTATCCAACCATAGTGAATTGCAAATGGAGAAAGGTAAAGGGCTGCTCCCTCTCCCTGTATCTGATGGCATGACACACTGTTCTCCCTTCATTAAACTCCACACCGCGGCAGTATTCTCTCCAGTGCATGTGTGGGTGTTGAGTCCAAGTCAAGAAGCAGTGCATCATTGAGACTAAAGTTAGTACCAGAAATACTTTGAATCATATCACCATTTTGGAATAATATGGACAATTAGCTCCAAAGTGCTACTGGTACTTAAACTATTGTCATTCTGCCATTGAGATAAAATGTAATGGGGAATTTCTAGCCCCTCTTTTATTGAGGAGTCAGCTGATACTAATAATTTAGTGGCTAAGGGAGAAATGATATGATTGACTGGAGTACCAGCTTACAGAGCCTGTATAGAGAAGTGCAACTGTACATGAGTTGGTACAAACGTTGTCACCTTGAGCCTTGCAAGCAAATATTTTTCCTGAGCCTATTACAGAGTGCTTCAATATAACCGCACCTTTTGGTTCTCGAAAGTGGTGACATGGTCTTGGTAGCATCAGGGAAACATCACATTCACGCTATACTTCATGTTACATACTAACGTCATGTAAGATATTGGCAGAAGCCTCAGAATTTCATGCATGATGTGATTACATAATGTTTCCCTTAAAAGATGGTACTAATTCACACACAGATATTAACAGTATTTGAAACATGGGAAGAGAATTGGCGTGCATGCCCACATACGGcaaaattttttggtgtgtgtgtgtgtgtgtgtgtgtgtgtgtgtgtgtgtgtgtgtgtctatatatatatatatatatatatatatatatatatatatatatatatatatatatataaaagtagtTTGAGTAATACTGTTGATGTGATATGTTGGAGGTAAAATATGGGTATATTTGGTTTATGTGATTTTCCGAACACTCATACGTGGCGAAAAGTCTTTCAAACCCAACAACTGTCTTCTGTATTAGAAACAGGAAGTTATTACTAAAATTTGTTCTACAGGAGGTCTGTCAATGTTGACTGACACAGAAGCTTTGTCAAGTGGCTTGttttaaattaaacaaaattatattttcatttatttaaaatttaaaaaattacaaagtttATTAATTATGCAAAACATATTAAAAAAACTCAATATATAAACTCCATTTGCAGACTGTGGGCCTCATCAGTATTGACCAACCGCCACGCCATTCTCCAAATGGTGTCACTGGATATGGTATGGAGGGGCATAAGTTCAGCACACCACTCTTGTggggctgttgtcagtttttgtgacgtcGAGCCGCTGGTCCTCATTTGCTATCAGGACGCTGAGTGCACCCTGtcacagtcctcccaccaagggaaaatccttggcagtactagGAATGGAACTTGGATTCCctgaatggcagtcagctgtgCTGGCCACTCACCTGTGGAGGCAGATGGAGTTTGTttgtatacaaacaaacaaaatataaattcaTGTGGAAATTCCCTCCCCCCCCTAATGCTGAAGATGTGCTAAAGGCTGTGTAACATTTGCTTACAAAGCTGAAGTCTGCAAACCCTTGACAGAAGGTGAATTTTCATAAAAATGAGGGCTATCTAATTCTTATACATATGTAGTGGTTTATACTAAAATTGAAACAACATTAATTTCAATGTTTGTGTGGCAGCCCATTTTGTAGAACCTTTCTATAAAGTACAAACGATCCTGTCGCCAGCCTTTGAAAATGCCATCTCAGCTGTGATGAAAGTCTGTGTGTCAGTAATGTTATCTTGTCAAAGCATACTGCCATATGCATATGCTTGAGATTTTCTGACATCAGTGAAAGATGTTTGGTAATTGATGGCTGCAGGTATTGACACACAGACAGAATATTTCTGCTCAATCAAAATTTTCAGCACAGAACAAATGCACTTCAATTTGCTTGGCACCATGAGAGCATTATGATGTATCCATTTTGTTTGATGAATCTGTTGTGTTAATTTCAGTCTCTGACTCTGATGATGATACCTTTTCTGACTGCACTGCAGTGAGATTTTTAAATTTAGGCAAGAGCTTTTGCAAATTTGAATCCAAATGTTTGGGTTGTTTAACCTTTGGTCCAAGGACTCGGAGCAAGTCAGCGTTGCTGTTTGTCTTAAAATCTTACTTCAGAATGGTTAAAAGGTATAGCTTTCAAGCTGATGGtgaagttcaattttgaaaagtatGCATTTGACAGGAGGAAACAATTTCGCACACCATCCTGCTATGTAAACTTTTGCAAAGGCTTTGCCTGACATTTCTCTTTTCAAACCCTATGAATATTGCCAAAAAATGCTTCACTTTTGTAGAATTTTCTGCTTTCACAACATTCAGTGTGGCTTGTGATCCAGAGAGTGGATTTCTGATACAACCACAGACAGGTCCAGAACAAATTTGAAGGTTTCTCCGTGTAGAATTCCTCTCACGTTCTGCTCATCTCAAATGACAGGTGGCATTTACTGACTTTAATGAATCATCTTTAATTTTCTCTTTGTGTCATCTTGTCCTGTATTTTGGATGGCAGCTTCTACCAGTAAACTTCCTGTATGAGccgtataaaaaaaatatttaattttgctaATGCATTGTGCACATTTTTTGGAATATTTCATTGGTTCTACACTGACAGAACATGGTAGTTCAGATAATGTGTAGCAAGTGAATCAACTCAAATACACCAAGTGATACCAAATTGATAGTCCACCAATGAAATTATCAGTTGCATCCAAAATGCTTGGTGTGGTAATCAAATTTGAAGAAGAATCTGGAGGAATTCAGAAgtgtttctcatttttcaatagcTGTTTAAGTTCATGCTTAATAATTCAGACTTCTGGACCATCAGACTGTTTACCAAAATTCTTATTAGTAATTTGTTGAGTAATACAGCCTTTTTCCTGAGATAGCTAGAAGCAGCTATACTGACAGTTGACAAAGGCATGCCATCCTTGCAAGTGGAAGAAAAACACCCCTTATGTGAAGCTGCAACTCCACACAGTGATGCTGAAGAAGCGGGCAGATAAGTATAGTGCAgtcatcttctaagtattctgccgatAAAATGGCCTTTGGTTCAGCTTCTCAACAATGTTTTCTATGTGAttatttcaatttaagttgtttgtcacTGTAATCTCTAGGTATCTAGTTGAATGTAAAAACCTTTAAATTCATATTATATATAttgtaatcaaaatttaattgaattttttattaATCATGTTGTGGactctcacactttttattgtttgggATCAGTTGCACCTTTCGCATCATGCAGATACTTCGTCAATCATTTTCAATACTATGATGACTTTACTGGGC is a window from the Schistocerca americana isolate TAMUIC-IGC-003095 chromosome X, iqSchAmer2.1, whole genome shotgun sequence genome containing:
- the LOC124555581 gene encoding uncharacterized protein LOC124555581; its protein translation is MVGSFSIQQVLVDQVQVLSKQSDQLLKTMATSSPPSKRPGLQSGKRDTFTRSSSFVRLKQFPAYLCTRSCDAFPNVLLFLSTALTFIQGYTQQLSVLYKKYGISVSLCGALIVLLGQVIGCCMGLVLGNKPPGLIFLLCCIIFIAVIGYQICLQTKVVRIRHRKLKTH